In one window of Mytilus trossulus isolate FHL-02 chromosome 7, PNRI_Mtr1.1.1.hap1, whole genome shotgun sequence DNA:
- the LOC134725840 gene encoding CDGSH iron-sulfur domain-containing protein 2 homolog B-like isoform X2 — protein sequence MNFIKLKTGGDWIALIPFVGTVSLIAYVTVKAFQPKPPVAKKPICNLKIQKEVQKVVNIVDIEEIGEKVSYCRCWRSKRFPLCDGSHTKHNEETGDNVGPLVLKRKSN from the exons ATGAActtcatcaaattaaaaacag GTGGTGATTGGATAGCCCTGATACCATTCGTAGGAACAGTATCATTAATAGCCTATGTCACTGTTAAAGCATTCCAACCTAAGCCTCCAGTGGCGAAGAAACCTATATGCAATTTAAAAATCCAAAAAGAAGTACAGAAAGTTGTTAATATTGTTGATATTGAGGAGATTGGAGAAAAAGTTTCATACTGCAGATGTTGGAGATCAAAAAGg TTTCCATTGTGTGATGGATCACATACCAAGCACAATGAAGAAACTGGTGACAATGTTGGACCACTTGTTCTGAAGAGGAAGAGTAATTAA
- the LOC134725840 gene encoding CDGSH iron-sulfur domain-containing protein 2 homolog B-like isoform X1: MEIVNRLITSTLPNYFASLPIPKSVFGFIQLSGGDWIALIPFVGTVSLIAYVTVKAFQPKPPVAKKPICNLKIQKEVQKVVNIVDIEEIGEKVSYCRCWRSKRFPLCDGSHTKHNEETGDNVGPLVLKRKSN, from the exons ATGGAAATTGTAAATCGTCTTATCACATCTACTTTGCCAAATTATTTTGCTAGTTTACCTATTCCCAAGTCAGTCTTTGGCTTTATACAGCTGTCTG GTGGTGATTGGATAGCCCTGATACCATTCGTAGGAACAGTATCATTAATAGCCTATGTCACTGTTAAAGCATTCCAACCTAAGCCTCCAGTGGCGAAGAAACCTATATGCAATTTAAAAATCCAAAAAGAAGTACAGAAAGTTGTTAATATTGTTGATATTGAGGAGATTGGAGAAAAAGTTTCATACTGCAGATGTTGGAGATCAAAAAGg TTTCCATTGTGTGATGGATCACATACCAAGCACAATGAAGAAACTGGTGACAATGTTGGACCACTTGTTCTGAAGAGGAAGAGTAATTAA